One Odontesthes bonariensis isolate fOdoBon6 chromosome 17, fOdoBon6.hap1, whole genome shotgun sequence genomic window carries:
- the LOC142366164 gene encoding cleavage and polyadenylation specificity factor subunit 3: MATKRKVDIFVPAEESDQLLIRPLGAGQEVGRSCIILEFKGRKIMLDCGIHPGLEGMDALPYIDLIDPAEIDLLLISHFHLDHCGALPWFLQKTSFKGRTFMTHASKAIYRWLLSDYVKVSNISADDMLYTETDLEESMDKIETINFHEVKEVAGIKFWCYHAGHVLGAAMFMIEIAGVKLLYTGDFSRQEDRHLMAAEIPSVKPDILIIESTYGTHIHEKREEREARFCNTVHDIVNREGRCLIPVFALGRAQELLLILDEYWQNHPELHDIPIYYASSLAKKCMAVYQTYVNAMNDKIRKAININNPFVFKHISNLKSMDHFDDIGPSVVMASPGMMQSGLSRELFESWCTDKRNGVIIAGYCVEGTLAKHIMSEPEEITTMSGQKLQLKMSVDYISFSAHTDYQQTSEFIRALKPPHVILVHGEQNEMARLKAALIREYEDNDQVHIEVHNPRNTEAVTLNFRGEKLAKVMGSLADKKCIQGQRVSGILVKKNFNYHILNPSDLSTYTELAMSTVKQTQAIPFTGPYSLLVCHLRSLTGDVEELDGTEKSTLKIFKNITLIHEVGMVLLEWVTNPLNDMYADAVTTVVLEVQSNPKAQKVMETQSAIMDMAVFQSRIEVMLQDMFGVECVDFSDGKSISVTVDGKTVNICLETRSVCDEDESPDDDSLREMVELAVQRLYDALNPVI; encoded by the exons ATGGCTACAAAACGTAAAGTAGATATATTCGTACCAGCCGAAGAAAGCGACCAGCTCCTAATTCGTCCTCT TGGTGCTGGTCAGGAGGTTGGGAGGTCATGTATTATCCTGGAGTTCAAAGGGAGGAAAATTATG CTGGACTGTGGCATTCACCCTGGCTTGGAGGGAATGGACGCTCTCCCTTACATAGACTTGATCGACCCAGCTGAAATAGACCTCCTGCTCATCAGCCA TTTCCACTTGGATCACTGCGGAGCTCTGCCCTGGTTTCTCCAGAAGACAAGCTTCAAAGGGAGGACCTTCATGACCCACGCCAGCAAAGCTATTTATCGCTGGCTGCTGTCAGACTACGTCAAAGTCAG caacatctctgcagacgaCATGCTCTACACTGAGACTGACCTGGAGGAGAGCATGGACAAGATTGAGACCATCAACTTCCACGAAGTCAAGGAGGTGGCCGGAATCAAGTTTTGGTGCTACCACGCCGGTCATGTGCTGGGAGCAGCCATGTTCATGATCGAAATAGCTGGAGTCAAA CTGCTGTACACTGGAGACTTCTCCAGACAAGAAGACAGGCATCTAATGGCAGCTGAGATCCCAAGTGTCAAACCCGACATCCTAATCATA GAGTCGACCTACGGTACTCACATCCATGAAAAGAGGGAGGAGCGTGAGGCTCGGTTTTGTAACACAGTGCATGACATCGTCAACAGGGAGGGCCGCTGTTTAATTCCTGTGTTTGCGTTGGGGCGTGCCCAGGAATTGCTGCTTATCTTGG ATGAGTACTGGCAGAACCACCCAGAGCTCCACGACATCCCCATTTATTACGCCTCATCCCTGGCCAAGAAGTGCATGGCCGTGTACCAGACTTATGTCAATGCAATGAACGACAAGATCCGCAAGGCCATAAACATCAATAACCCTTTTGTTTTCAAGCATATCAGTAATTTAAAG AGCATGGATCACTTTGACGACATCGGCCCCAGTGTGGTGATGGCGTCTCCGGGTATGATGCAGAGCGGACTTTCCAGAGAGCTCTTTGAGAGCTGGTGCACCGATAAGAGGAATGGAGTTATCATCGCTGGCTACTGTGTGGAGGGCACGCTGGCTAAG CACATCATGTCTGAGCCCGAGGAGATCACCACCATGTCCGGCCAGAAGCTGCAGCTGAAGATGTCGGTGGACTACATCTCCTTCTCCGCTCACACCGACTACCAGCAGACCAGCGAGTTCATCAGGGCTCTCAAACCACCACATGTG ATCCTGGTCCACGGGGAGCAGAATGAGATGGCTCGTCTGAAGGCTGCGCTGATCAGAGAGTACGAGGACAACGACCAGGTTCACATCGAAGTCCACAACCCGCGCAACACCGAGGCTGTCACGCTGAACTTCAGAGGAGAGAAGCTGGCCAAG GTGATGGGTTCTCTTGCCGATAAGAAGTGTATTCAGGGTCAGAGGGTGTCAGGCATACTAGTGAAGAAGAACTTCAACTACCACATCCTCAATCCGTCTGACCTATCAA CGTACACAGAGCTGGCCATGAGCACGGTGAAACAAACCCAGGCCATTCCCTTCACTGGGCCGTACTCGCTGCTCGTCTGCCACCTGAGGAGCCTCACTG GGGACGTTGAAGAGCTGGACGGAACTGAGAAGAGCACTTTGAAGATCTTTAAGAACATCACTCTGATCCACGAGGTCGGCATGGTGCTGCTGGAG TGGGTCACTAATCCTCTCAATGACATGTATGCTGACGCCGTCACCACTGTGGTTCTGGAAGTCCAATCAAACCCAAAAGCTCAAAAAG TCATGGAGACCCAGAGTGCCATTATGGACATGGCGGTCTTCCAAAGCCGAATCGAGGTCATGTTGCA GGACATGTTTGGAGTCGAATGCGTGGACTTCAGTGATGGTAAAAGCATCTCTGTGACAGTCGATGGGAAGACGGTTAACATTTGTCTGGAAACGCGG TCGGTGTGCGACGAGGATGAAAGCCCAGACGACGACTCCCTGAGAGAGATGGTGGAACTGGCGGTGCAGCGACTCTATGATGCCCTAAACCCAGTTATCTAA
- the LOC142365988 gene encoding uncharacterized protein LOC142365988, which yields MAEVRQYTARRAHDFALKVYNRYLLESPSKQERGALHASSLTAGFLLDDIKIFGLNGVENAADKMASGVSPDSYTRVAQLVSGVDTGLENENIDENYHYRELEEHSLSSKPRVQRIERNLPPYRNYAKFIRTLSNSYRRQQSSCCRYLYPGHGQLVFIREYSDNGTRSEPLYRTKTGYYEILEVSSTATQAQIKTAYYKQSFIYHPDRNASSDEATVRFSEISEAYMVLGNKGLRKKYDRGLLNLSDLTTGRPSARDTTGGSASRHTDSKRSVMGIDSRGGIFDFDTFFKSHYSEQLQRQKEIRVRKEEILKRKQTAVGDKKMERMMEFGVGMLMVLAVGLLLSLNQR from the coding sequence ATGGCGGAGGTCAGGCAGTATACTGCAAGGAGAGCGCACGACTTTGCGCTCAAAGTATACAACCGCTACCTCCTGGAGAGCCCGAGCAAACAGGAGAGAGGGGCACTGCACGCTTCGTCACTAACAGCGGGGTTTCTGCTGGATGACATAAAAATTTTCGGACTAAATGGAGTCGAAAATGCAGCGGATAAAATGGCAAGTGGAGTCTCTCCGGACAGTTACACAAGGGTAGCACAACTGGTTAGTGGTGTCGATACTGGGTTGGAAAACGAAAATATTGATGAAAACTATCATTATCGTGAACTTGAAGAGCATTCGCTTTCAAGCAAGCCTCGTGTACAACGTATTGAGAGGAACCTTCCTCCATACCGAAACTATGCCAAGTTTATAAGGACTTTGTCCAACTCTTACCGTCGGCAGCAGAGTTCCTGTTGTCGGTATTTGTACCCAGGACATGGGCAGTTAGTTTTCATCAGGGAGTACAGTGACAACGGGACCAGATCCGAGCCTCTTTACAGAACCAAAACGGGCTATTATGAAATCCTGGAGGTGTCATCTACCGCCACTCAAGCTCAGATAAAAACGGCATACTACAAGCAGTCCTTCATCTACCACCCTGACAGAAACGCGAGTAGCGACGAGGCCACTGTGCGCTTCTCGGAGATCAGCGAAGCCTACATGGTGCTGGGAAACAAGGGGCTCCGGAAGAAATATGACCGAGGACTCCTCAATCTGTCAGACCTGACTACAGGCAGGCCCTCTGCCAGGGACACCACCGGGGGCTCAGCGAGTCGGCACACCGACAGCAAGCGGTCTGTGATGGGCATAGACAGCCGAGGAGGCATCTTTGATTTCGACACGTTTTTCAAGTCTCACTACAGCGAGCAGCTGCAAAGACAAAAGGAAATCCGAGTCCGAAAAGAGGAGATACTGAAGAGGAAGCAGACTGCTGTGGGGGACAAGAAGATGGAGAGGATGATGGAGTTTGGAGTGGGGATGCTTATGGTATTAGCTGTGGGGTTATTATTGAGCTTAAACCAACGTTAA
- the itgb1bp1 gene encoding integrin beta-1-binding protein 1, translating into MFRKVKKRHSSSSSQSSEISTKSKSVDSSLGGLSRSSTVASLDTDSAKSSGNSTSETCAEFRVKYVGSIESLEFEMSKTLQEPLDLINYIDAAQQDGKLPFVPGDEEMVLVVSKYGVKVASLDQCDVLHRHPLYLIVRMLCYDDGLGAGKNLLALKTTDSKQQECSIWVYQCSSSELAQSICKVLSASFDCALSSDKS; encoded by the exons ATGTTTCGGAAAGTCAAGAAGcggcacagcagcagcagctcgcAGAGCAGCGAGATCAGCACCAAGAGCAAG TCTGTTGACTCCAGTTTGGGAGGACTCTCCAGATCGAGCACTGTCGCCAGCCTCGATACAGATTCCGCTAAGAGCTCAG GAAACAGCACCTCTGAGACATGTGCCGAGTTTCGGGTAAAGTACGTGGGCTCCATTGAGAGCTTAGAGTTTGAAATGAGCAAGACCCTTCAGGAACCTTTGGACCTCATCAACTATATCGACGCGGCTCAG caAGACGGAAAACTGCCTTTCGTCCCTGGAGATGAGGAGATGGTTCTGGTTGTGTCCAAGTACGGAGTCAAAGTGGCCTCGCTTGACCAGTGT GACGTGCTGCATCGACACCCTCTCTACTTGATAGTGCGCATGCTGTGTTACGATGACGGCCTGGGCGCAGGGAAGAACCTCCTCGCTCTGAAAACCACCGACTCGAAGCAACAAGAGTGCAGCATCTGGGTGTACCAGTGCAGCAGCTCA GAGCTGGCCCAGTCCATCTGCAAGGTGCTGTCGGCTTCTTTTGACTGCGCGCTGTCATCCGACAAGTCCTGA